The DNA region AAAACTTCTTCTGATAATTGCAATAGAGTATCTTGAGGTACAACGTTTCCGATCCAAACTCATCCCACTGGGGATGGATGAGGTAATTGTAAATTTTGTTGGTAAAATAAAATTCGCTGTACCGCCTCCTGTAGAAGGGCGACGCTGGATCCTGTGCGGCAACATAAAGATGGCGCCAGTTGAAATGGGGTTCGATGTCGTGCATGGTCAGATAGATCCGCCGGCCAGGTGCAGGCCGAATAAACATAACAGCAAACCTCCGGCATTGTTTGCCATCAGGTTGAGCAGAAACATCCCCCAGCCATATTGATGCAGCATGTTCACGCTGTCGAAGGCAAAGGTGCTGAAGGTGGTGAAGCTACCCAGTATGCCCACCAGCAGAAACAATCGCATGGCAGGAGGCGCACTGAAACGTTCCATGTAGCCCCAAAGCAGGCCAATCAAAAAAGAACCTATCAGGTTCACAATCAGGGTGCCGGCCGGAAACGAGCGGCTAAACCAGCGGTCGGCCAGCAAAAAAACTCCAAAACGTGCGGTGGTACCAATGGCGCCTCCCACGATAATCAGCCAGAGTCCAAGCGCTTTTTCCATGGTCAGAGTGCAAATTTAATCCCGGGTAAAGTGCGTAGGTCGTTATATAGCAGATGCATCTGGTCGTGGTCGGTGAGGGTTACCTGTACACTGTAGCTCACAAAGTTGCCTTTGCTGCTCATCTTGCTGGCGAGAAAGGTAAACGGTACCTTGACCCGCAAAAACAGGCGCTCCATCTCTTCTTTCTGCACCAACGGCAGGATGTGGCTGT from Bacteroidota bacterium includes:
- a CDS encoding CrcB family protein, which translates into the protein MEKALGLWLIIVGGAIGTTARFGVFLLADRWFSRSFPAGTLIVNLIGSFLIGLLWGYMERFSAPPAMRLFLLVGILGSFTTFSTFAFDSVNMLHQYGWGMFLLNLMANNAGGLLLCLFGLHLAGGSI
- a CDS encoding DUF493 domain-containing protein — translated: MNQKEKIDFPVTYVLKIVLDSHILPLVQKEEMERLFLRVKVPFTFLASKMSSKGNFVSYSVQVTLTDHDQMHLLYNDLRTLPGIKFAL